One segment of Salvia splendens isolate huo1 chromosome 20, SspV2, whole genome shotgun sequence DNA contains the following:
- the LOC121781985 gene encoding auxin-responsive protein SAUR76-like, with amino-acid sequence MCPQHFIIKSPHTFFHNQTMAKLTKIKSVLKKMQSFKLGRAAPSSIAAADTYRSFDSSADARDLHPVYVGKSRRRYLLPAEVLDNPIFRQLVQRRLGTDDDDYSDSVVIACEVVLFEHLLWMMENADPQPESLNELVEFYAC; translated from the coding sequence ATGTGCCCCCAACATTTCATAATCAAATCTCCACACACCTTTTTTCACAATCAAACAATGGCGAAGCTCACCAAAATCAAATCCGTCCTCAAAAAAATGCAATCCTTCAAGCTCGGTCGCGCCGCCCCCTCCTCCATTGCCGCCGCCGACACCTACCGCTCCTTCGACTCCTCCGCCGACGCCAGGGACCTCCACCCGGTCTACGTCGGAAAATCGCGCCGCCGCTACCTCCTCCCGGCCGAGGTCCTCGACAATCCGATCTTCCGCCAGCTCGTCCAGCGCCGCCTCGGCACCGACGACGACGACTACTCCGACTCCGTCGTCATCGCCTGCGAGGTAGTTCTGTTCGAGCACCTTCTCTGGATGATGGAAAATGCCGATCCTCAGCCGGAATCGCTCAACGAACTCGTCGAATTTTACGCCTGCTGA